Proteins encoded in a region of the Vicia villosa cultivar HV-30 ecotype Madison, WI linkage group LG5, Vvil1.0, whole genome shotgun sequence genome:
- the LOC131602829 gene encoding RING-H2 finger protein ATL78-like, giving the protein MYASTSFTSQLEFLVESHTRRLLYQGPIDHQSLTNSAVLTHNSSTNSYFGISETEANVVMILAVLLCALICSLALNSIIRCALRFSNVAINNSSSPQLANKGIKKKALKTFPTVSYSTDLKLPSLDTECVICLSEFTKDEKVRILPKCNHGFHVCCIDKWLKEHSSCPKCRQCLLETCRKIVGSDAPPPMLPMPETIITIQPLNREAVALSYREESR; this is encoded by the coding sequence atgtATGCTTCTACTTCCTTTACTTCACAGCTTGAGTTTCTTGTGGAATCCCACACAAGAAGGCTACTCTACCAAGGCCCAATTGATCATCAATCACTAACCAACTCTGCTGTTCTCACACACAACAGTTCAACAAATTCATATTTTGGTATTAGCGAAACTGAAGCAAATGTTGTGATGATACTTGCAGTCCTATTGTGTGCTCTTATTTGCTCACTTGCATTAAACTCCATCATAAGGTGTGCTTTAAGGTTTTCAAACGTAGCCATCAACAACAGCTCTTCACCTCAATTGGCCAACAAAGGAATCAAGAAGAAAGCTCTCAAAACATTCCCAACAGTGAGTTATTCAACTGACCTGAAATTACCAAGTTTGGATACGGAGTGTGTCATATGTCTCTCGGAATTTACAAAGGATGAAAAGGTGCGGATTTTGCCTAAATGCAACCATGGTTTTCATGTTTGTTGCATTGACAAATGGTTAAAGGAACACTCATCATGCCCCAAGTGCAGACAGTGCCTTCTTGAGACTTGTCGAAAGATTGTTGGATCGGACGCACCACCACCTATGTTGCCGATGCCAGAAACTATTATAACAATTCAACCATTAAACCGTGAAGCTGTTGCGCTTAGCTATAGGGAAGAAAGCAGATAA
- the LOC131607594 gene encoding RING-H2 finger protein ATL78-like → MYASTSFTSQHELLVESHTRRLLFQGPIDHHSLTNPLSLIHNNSTNLYFGISETDASVVMILAVLLCALICSLALNSIIRCALRFSNVAISNGSSSSSSSNSSPQLVNKGIKKKALKTFPTVSYSTDLKLPSLDTECVICLSEFIKGEKVRILPKCNHGFHVCCIDKWLKAHSSCPKCRQCLLETCRKIVGSEAPPPMLPVPETIITIQPLNREAVERSYREESR, encoded by the coding sequence ATGTATGCTTCTACTTCCTTTACATCACAGCATGAGCTTCTTGTGGAATCCCACACAAGAAGGCTACTCTTCCAAGGCCCAATTGATCATCATTCACTAACCAACCCTCTTTCTCTCATAcacaacaattcaacaaatttataTTTTGGCATTAGCGAAACTGATGCAAGTGTAGTCATGATACTTGCAGTTCTATTATGTGCTCTTATTTGCTCACTTGCATTAAACTCCATCATAAGGTGTGCCTTGAGGTTTTCAAATGTAGCCATTAGCAACGGCTCTTCTTCGAGTTCGAGCAGCAACTCTTCACCTCAATTGGTCAACAAAGGAATCAAGAAGAAAGCTCTCAAGACATTCCCAACAGTGAGTTATTCAACCGACCTGAAATTACCAAGTTTGGATACGGAGTGTGTGATATGTCTCTCAGAATTTATAAAAGGTGAAAAGGTTCGCATTTTGCCTAAATGCAATCATGGTTTCCATGTTTGTTGCATTGACAAATGGCTAAAGGCACACTCATCATGTCCCAAGTGTAGACAGTGTCTCCTCGAGACTTGTCGAAAGATTGTTGGATCGGAAGCACCACCGCCTATGTTGCCAGTGCCAGAAACTATTATAACGATTCAACCGCTAAACCGTGAAGCTGTTGAGCGCAGCTATAGAGAAGAAAGCAGATAA